One Methylobacterium sp. 77 DNA window includes the following coding sequences:
- a CDS encoding 2-hydroxyacid dehydrogenase: MQPADLLLLKPMQPSVMEALAAAFTLHRADTAPDLDAFYREIGPRIRAMATGAQAPVDGTLIERLPHLEIVASFGVGYDTIDVTAAAKRGVVVTNTPDVLSDEVADLALGLLLATVREIPQADRYLRAGHWPTRTYPLTATLRGRHVGILGLGRIGRAIAQRLEGFGVTLSYHGRRRQEDVAYGFHPTLLGMAQAVDVLIVVAPGGPGTNGIVNADVFEALGPQGIVVNVARGSLIDEPALIEALRSGTIHGAGLDVFATEPRVPEAFLGLERVVLLPHVGSGSVHTREVMGRLVVDNLLSWFSGKGPLTPVPETPFGGHGTEAAR; this comes from the coding sequence ATGCAGCCTGCCGACCTGTTGCTCCTGAAGCCGATGCAGCCGAGCGTGATGGAGGCGCTCGCCGCCGCCTTCACCCTCCACCGCGCCGATACGGCGCCAGATCTCGACGCGTTCTATCGCGAGATCGGCCCGCGCATCCGCGCCATGGCGACCGGCGCACAGGCGCCCGTCGACGGCACGCTGATCGAACGGCTGCCCCATCTCGAGATCGTCGCGAGCTTCGGCGTCGGCTACGACACGATCGACGTGACGGCGGCAGCGAAGCGGGGCGTCGTCGTCACCAACACGCCCGACGTGCTCTCCGACGAGGTCGCCGACCTCGCCCTCGGATTGCTGCTGGCGACGGTGCGCGAGATCCCCCAAGCGGACCGATACCTCCGCGCCGGGCACTGGCCGACGCGAACCTACCCGCTCACCGCGACCCTGCGCGGCCGCCATGTCGGCATCCTCGGGCTGGGGCGGATCGGGCGGGCCATCGCCCAGCGTCTCGAGGGCTTCGGCGTGACCCTCTCCTATCATGGCCGCCGCCGACAGGAGGACGTGGCCTACGGCTTCCATCCGACCCTGCTGGGGATGGCGCAGGCGGTGGACGTCCTCATCGTCGTGGCACCCGGCGGGCCGGGGACGAACGGGATCGTGAACGCCGACGTCTTCGAGGCGCTCGGCCCACAGGGCATCGTCGTCAACGTCGCCCGCGGCAGCCTCATCGACGAGCCCGCGCTGATCGAAGCCCTGCGATCGGGCACGATCCATGGCGCGGGGCTCGACGTCTTCGCCACCGAACCTCGGGTGCCGGAGGCGTTCCTCGGCCTCGAACGCGTCGTCCTGCTGCCGCATGTGGGCTCCGGCTCCGTCCATACCCGCGAAGTCATGGGCCGCCTCGTGGTCGACAACCTGCTGTCCTGGTTCTCCGGCAAGGGGCCGCTGACGCCGGTGCCGGAAACGCCCTTCGGCGGGCATGGCACCGAGGCCGCGCGATGA
- a CDS encoding SlyX family protein, with protein sequence MSMTEPDLTESEALSSRIDALEMRLTEQDVVIDDLNATITAQWRQIDALTRHLAKLVEQVEEAGTRSGTGAPEPPPPHY encoded by the coding sequence ATGTCCATGACGGAACCGGACCTGACAGAATCCGAGGCGCTCTCCTCCCGCATCGACGCCCTGGAGATGCGCCTCACCGAGCAGGACGTGGTGATCGACGACCTCAACGCCACGATCACCGCGCAATGGCGCCAGATCGACGCCCTGACGCGGCACCTGGCCAAGCTGGTGGAACAGGTCGAGGAAGCCGGCACGCGGTCCGGCACCGGCGCCCCGGAGCCTCCGCCGCCGCATTATTGA
- a CDS encoding RecX family transcriptional regulator — translation MSARIVAGRRPASRSEAKAGGKSSEAKPAPPVTAAYLERVALQYLERYSASVAMLRQTLERRVAKRCRLRDEEPAAFAETIAAIVERARSSGLVDDARFTAARAATLRRRGASARGLSAKLAAKGVDRMLIAETLETERDEAEEEGTNAEEAAARAYAKRRRLGPFRRPDIRAAHRDKDLASMARAGFSYGLAKTIVDADPDEGFAGGA, via the coding sequence ATGAGCGCTCGAATCGTTGCAGGGCGGCGTCCTGCGTCCCGCTCCGAAGCCAAGGCTGGAGGCAAGAGTTCGGAAGCAAAGCCCGCGCCGCCGGTCACCGCAGCGTATCTGGAACGCGTCGCCCTGCAATACCTGGAGCGCTACAGCGCTTCGGTGGCGATGCTGCGCCAGACATTGGAGCGCCGCGTCGCCAAACGGTGCCGGCTCCGGGACGAAGAACCCGCCGCCTTCGCCGAGACGATCGCAGCCATCGTGGAGCGCGCCCGCTCGTCCGGCCTCGTGGACGATGCCCGCTTCACCGCCGCGCGGGCGGCGACCCTGCGCCGACGAGGCGCCTCCGCCCGCGGCCTTTCGGCCAAGCTCGCCGCCAAGGGCGTCGACCGGATGCTGATCGCCGAGACCCTCGAGACCGAACGCGACGAGGCCGAGGAAGAGGGCACGAATGCCGAGGAGGCGGCGGCGCGCGCCTACGCCAAACGCCGCCGGCTCGGCCCATTCCGGCGCCCCGACATCCGCGCCGCCCACCGCGACAAGGATCTGGCCTCAATGGCGCGCGCCGGATTCTCCTATGGGTTGGCGAAGACCATCGTCGATGCGGATCCGGACGAAGGTTTCGCCGGCGGCGCATGA
- a CDS encoding putative DNA modification/repair radical SAM protein codes for MDETLAKKLRILADAAKYDASCSSSGAPKRVAGKGELGSTTGAGICHAYTPDGRCISLLKILLTNYCLFDCAYCVNRRSSNVVRAKFSVEEVVTLTVEFYKRNYIEGLFLSSGIIKSPDHTMELLTRVAKSLRRDHGFRGYIHLKSIPEASPWLVEEAGLYADRLSINLELPTDASLHRLAPEKNGPVIQKAMKQIGARIAEAKAEKRRFSPAGQSTQVIVGADTTTDEALIRKSALLYGSFNLKRVYYSAFSPIPDGSTILPLKSPPLQREHRLYQADWLIRYYDFSADDVADAAEEGMFSLDIDPKLAWALKHRGRFPVDVNAADREMLLRVPGLGARAVDKIVKARRHTRLRLDDVARLTSGLKRARPFLIAADYHPGPGGTDRLDLRAKLAEPARQLSLF; via the coding sequence ATGGACGAGACCCTTGCGAAGAAGCTGCGCATCCTCGCCGATGCCGCCAAATACGATGCGTCCTGCTCGTCCTCGGGCGCGCCCAAACGCGTGGCCGGCAAGGGCGAACTCGGCTCGACCACCGGGGCCGGCATCTGCCACGCCTATACGCCGGACGGTCGCTGCATCTCGCTCCTGAAGATCCTGCTGACCAATTACTGCCTGTTCGACTGCGCCTATTGCGTCAACCGGCGTTCCTCCAACGTCGTCCGCGCGAAGTTCAGCGTGGAAGAGGTCGTGACCCTCACGGTGGAGTTCTACAAGCGCAATTACATCGAGGGCCTGTTCCTCTCGTCGGGCATCATCAAATCGCCCGACCACACGATGGAACTGCTGACGCGGGTGGCGAAATCCCTGCGGCGCGACCACGGCTTTCGCGGCTACATCCACCTCAAGTCGATCCCCGAGGCGAGCCCTTGGCTGGTGGAGGAGGCGGGCCTCTATGCCGACCGGCTCTCGATCAACCTCGAACTCCCCACCGATGCCAGCCTGCATCGTCTGGCACCGGAGAAGAACGGGCCCGTCATCCAGAAGGCGATGAAGCAGATCGGTGCCCGGATCGCCGAGGCCAAGGCCGAGAAGCGCAGGTTCTCGCCCGCCGGCCAGTCGACCCAGGTCATCGTCGGCGCCGACACCACCACCGACGAGGCCCTGATCCGCAAGAGCGCGCTCCTCTACGGCTCGTTCAACCTGAAGCGGGTCTATTACTCGGCCTTCAGCCCGATCCCCGACGGTTCCACCATTCTGCCGCTGAAATCCCCGCCGCTTCAGCGCGAGCACCGGCTCTATCAGGCCGATTGGCTGATCCGGTACTACGATTTCTCCGCCGACGACGTGGCCGATGCCGCCGAGGAGGGCATGTTCTCCCTCGACATCGACCCGAAGCTCGCCTGGGCGCTCAAGCACCGGGGCCGATTTCCGGTGGACGTGAATGCCGCCGACCGTGAAATGCTGTTGCGCGTGCCGGGGCTCGGGGCTCGGGCCGTCGACAAGATCGTCAAGGCACGCCGCCATACGCGGCTGCGCCTCGACGACGTCGCCCGCCTCACCTCCGGCCTCAAACGCGCTCGCCCCTTCCTCATCGCCGCCGATTACCATCCCGGCCCGGGCGGTACGGATCGTCTCGATCTGCGCGCCAAACTCGCAGAGCCGGCGCGGCAATTGAGCTTGTTCTGA
- a CDS encoding TAXI family TRAP transporter solute-binding subunit → MHVMPAFLLKREWLLVALGLGFAVLAAAVVYLSRPTTLIVAVGPRDGAEAQLLETYAQALHRAREDVRLNVVTYDDVRDSAAALQAGRADLAVVRPDVFLPDNGLTLALLHEETLLIATPEASGIESFPDLAKKRLGIVERHAADRPFVTNLLTFYDFTAAPAPEPGQTLAASHVALVPLKPGEVTAALQAGTVDAVAVIAAPTSKAAISTIRAVEVASAEKKITIVSVPDGDAIVQRMPELQSATIPAGTFGGRPKRPDEDVKTVGASYRLMARGAVSRYSVASVTQHLFEWRSKLAPNAPIANLMKAPDFETSVAATSARLPNHPGAVDYFEREQQTLFERYEDYVYLLAFFGGTIGSGIAWLGQRLARQRRERVDVVLDRLLDILRDIRSATTREQLDGLVRETDDLVTDVVRHARERNVDTRAMNALILAIDAVHGAIADARRALGTAADPERRPLRTRSARLLRLDRPAAE, encoded by the coding sequence ATGCATGTCATGCCGGCATTCCTCCTGAAGCGCGAGTGGCTCCTCGTCGCCCTCGGTCTCGGCTTCGCCGTGCTCGCGGCGGCCGTGGTCTACCTGTCGCGCCCGACGACGCTCATCGTGGCGGTCGGACCCCGCGACGGGGCCGAGGCGCAACTGCTGGAAACCTACGCCCAGGCCCTGCACCGGGCGAGGGAGGACGTGCGGCTGAACGTCGTCACCTATGACGACGTCCGCGACAGTGCCGCCGCGCTCCAGGCCGGCCGCGCCGATCTCGCCGTGGTCCGGCCCGACGTGTTCCTGCCCGATAACGGCCTGACCCTGGCGCTGCTCCACGAGGAGACGTTGCTGATCGCGACGCCGGAGGCGAGCGGGATCGAGAGCTTCCCCGATCTCGCGAAGAAGCGCCTCGGCATCGTCGAGCGTCACGCGGCCGACAGGCCGTTCGTCACCAACCTCCTCACCTTCTACGATTTCACCGCGGCGCCGGCGCCCGAGCCCGGCCAGACTTTGGCGGCGAGCCACGTCGCCCTGGTGCCGCTCAAGCCCGGCGAGGTCACCGCCGCCCTGCAGGCCGGGACCGTGGACGCGGTCGCCGTCATCGCGGCACCGACCTCCAAGGCCGCGATCTCGACGATCCGGGCGGTGGAGGTGGCGTCGGCGGAGAAGAAGATCACCATCGTCTCGGTGCCAGACGGCGACGCGATCGTCCAGCGGATGCCGGAACTGCAATCGGCGACGATTCCCGCCGGTACGTTCGGCGGCCGGCCCAAGCGCCCCGACGAGGACGTGAAGACGGTGGGGGCCTCCTACCGGCTGATGGCGCGGGGTGCCGTGAGCCGCTACTCCGTCGCCTCCGTCACGCAGCACCTGTTCGAATGGCGCTCGAAACTTGCGCCGAACGCGCCCATCGCCAACCTGATGAAGGCGCCGGATTTCGAGACCTCGGTCGCCGCCACAAGCGCTCGCCTGCCCAACCATCCCGGCGCGGTCGATTATTTCGAGCGCGAGCAGCAGACGCTGTTCGAGCGTTACGAGGATTACGTCTACCTGCTCGCCTTCTTCGGCGGCACGATCGGTTCGGGCATCGCCTGGCTCGGCCAGCGCCTCGCCCGCCAGCGTCGCGAGCGCGTGGACGTGGTCCTCGACCGGTTGCTCGACATCCTCAGGGACATCCGCTCGGCGACCACCAGGGAACAGCTCGACGGCCTCGTACGCGAGACCGACGACCTCGTCACCGACGTCGTCCGCCATGCCCGCGAGCGCAACGTCGATACCCGCGCGATGAACGCCCTGATCCTCGCCATCGACGCCGTGCACGGCGCCATCGCCGACGCCCGACGCGCCCTCGGCACGGCGGCCGATCCCGAGCGCAGGCCGCTGCGGACGCGCTCGGCCCGTCTCCTCAGGTTGGACCGCCCCGCGGCGGAATAG
- a CDS encoding rhodanese-like domain-containing protein has protein sequence MPYTVAALYRFVPLPDAADLRDALERRCAELDILGTLLLAREGINGTIAGSQAGIATLLSEMRDGPLFGDRLKALDVKLSTADDAPFGHLKVRVKREIVTFDKGVTDAGEAGIPVAPEAWNTLLDTPGLLLLDTRNAFEVNLGTFEGATDPHLSRFSDFRAYVDGLDPAEHPAVAMFCTGGIRCEKAGAYMRARGFETVHHLEGGILRYLETVPEAESRWRGDCFVFDHRIALGPGLVERPDHDPEILR, from the coding sequence ATGCCCTACACCGTCGCCGCCCTCTACCGCTTCGTCCCCCTGCCCGACGCCGCCGACCTTCGCGACGCCCTGGAGCGACGCTGCGCCGAGCTCGACATTCTCGGTACGCTCCTGCTCGCGCGGGAGGGGATCAACGGCACCATCGCGGGGAGCCAGGCCGGCATCGCCACGCTGCTGTCGGAGATGCGCGACGGCCCGCTCTTCGGCGACCGCCTGAAGGCCCTCGACGTCAAGCTGTCGACGGCGGACGACGCGCCGTTCGGCCATCTCAAGGTGCGGGTGAAGCGCGAGATCGTCACATTCGACAAGGGGGTCACCGATGCGGGCGAGGCCGGCATTCCGGTGGCGCCGGAGGCGTGGAACACCCTCCTCGACACGCCGGGCCTGCTCCTCCTCGACACCCGCAACGCGTTCGAGGTCAATCTCGGCACGTTCGAGGGCGCCACCGACCCGCACCTGTCGCGCTTCTCGGATTTCCGTGCCTATGTCGACGGTCTCGACCCCGCCGAGCATCCGGCCGTGGCGATGTTCTGCACCGGCGGCATCCGCTGCGAGAAGGCCGGGGCCTACATGCGCGCCAGGGGGTTCGAAACGGTCCACCACCTGGAGGGCGGCATCCTGCGCTATCTCGAGACGGTGCCCGAGGCCGAGAGCCGCTGGCGCGGCGACTGTTTCGTCTTCGATCACCGCATCGCCCTCGGACCCGGCCTCGTCGAGCGGCCGGACCACGATCCCGAAATCCTGAGATGA
- the leuC gene encoding 3-isopropylmalate dehydratase large subunit: protein MTAPRTLYDKIWDDHVVDVEPDGTSLLYIDRHLVHEVTSPQAFEGLRVAGRRVRHPEKTLAVVDHNVQTSDRRFGIEDPESRIQLEALAENVREFGIEFYDALDRRQGIVHVIGPEQGFTLPGQTIVCGDSHTSTHGAFGALAHGIGTSEVEHVLATQTLLQRKAKNMRITVDGTLPPGVTAKDIILAIIGEIGTAGGTGYVIEYAGEAIRALSMEGRMTICNMSIEGGARAGLVAPDAVTYAYVKDRPKAPKGEAFERARAYWDSLATDEGAFFDREVRLDAASLPPLVSWGTSPEDVVSISGAVPDPAEILDENKRQSKEKALDYMGLTPGTRITDITLDRVFIGSCTNGRIEDLRAVAKMVEGRKVHPSVSAMVVPGSGVVKAQAEAEGIDRILKEAGFDWREPGCSMCLGMNADRLSPNERCASTSNRNFEGRQGHRGRTHLVSPAMAAAAAVAGRFVDIRDWHGEA, encoded by the coding sequence ATGACTGCGCCGCGCACCCTCTACGACAAGATCTGGGACGACCACGTGGTCGATGTCGAGCCCGATGGCACCAGCCTCCTCTACATCGATCGCCATCTCGTCCACGAGGTGACGAGCCCACAGGCCTTCGAGGGCCTGCGGGTCGCCGGCCGCCGGGTTCGCCACCCGGAGAAGACGCTGGCGGTGGTGGACCACAACGTCCAGACCTCCGACCGCCGCTTCGGCATCGAGGATCCGGAGAGCCGCATCCAGCTGGAAGCGCTCGCCGAGAACGTGCGCGAGTTCGGCATCGAATTCTACGACGCCCTCGACCGGCGCCAGGGCATCGTCCACGTCATCGGCCCCGAACAGGGCTTCACCCTGCCGGGCCAGACCATCGTCTGCGGCGACAGTCATACCTCGACCCACGGTGCCTTCGGGGCGCTGGCGCACGGCATCGGCACCTCGGAGGTGGAGCACGTCCTCGCCACCCAGACGCTGCTGCAGCGCAAGGCGAAGAACATGCGCATCACCGTGGACGGCACTCTGCCGCCGGGGGTCACCGCCAAGGACATCATCCTCGCCATCATCGGCGAGATCGGCACCGCCGGCGGCACTGGCTACGTCATCGAATATGCCGGCGAGGCGATCCGCGCCCTCTCGATGGAGGGGCGCATGACGATCTGCAACATGTCGATCGAGGGCGGCGCCCGCGCCGGCCTGGTGGCGCCCGACGCCGTCACCTACGCCTATGTGAAGGATCGCCCGAAGGCGCCGAAGGGCGAGGCTTTCGAGCGCGCCCGGGCCTACTGGGACAGCCTCGCCACCGACGAGGGCGCCTTCTTCGACCGCGAGGTCCGCCTCGACGCCGCCAGCCTGCCGCCCCTGGTGAGCTGGGGCACGAGCCCCGAGGACGTGGTCTCGATCTCCGGCGCGGTGCCGGACCCCGCCGAGATCCTCGACGAGAACAAGCGCCAGTCCAAGGAGAAGGCCCTCGACTATATGGGCCTGACCCCGGGCACGAGGATCACCGACATCACCCTCGACCGGGTCTTCATCGGTTCCTGCACCAACGGCCGGATCGAGGATCTGCGCGCGGTCGCGAAGATGGTGGAGGGCCGCAAGGTCCACCCGTCGGTCTCGGCGATGGTGGTGCCGGGCTCCGGCGTGGTGAAGGCGCAGGCGGAAGCCGAGGGGATCGACCGCATCCTCAAGGAGGCCGGGTTCGACTGGCGCGAGCCGGGCTGTTCCATGTGCCTCGGCATGAATGCCGACCGCCTGAGCCCGAACGAGCGCTGCGCCTCGACCTCGAACCGCAACTTCGAAGGCCGCCAGGGCCATCGCGGCCGCACCCACCTCGTCTCCCCGGCGATGGCCGCCGCCGCCGCCGTGGCCGGCCGCTTCGTCGACATCCGCGACTGGCACGGCGAGGCCTGA
- a CDS encoding AprI/Inh family metalloprotease inhibitor, whose protein sequence is MIRQMASRSRFLVGLTAFALMAGPATAQGMAQGAPQGAPQTTPASPAVPEAPPAPAVPEVPATPGMSETPAAASPPAAFVETLPQTIEGVPGTWDLSRDGSTRRCVMTLAVQSFDSGRRLSFPAGCRRALPILNEVAAWLFVDGAVRLVDKNVRPILMFKIRDDKRSLMARAENGEVYSLVPLQIVAMAPPPPPGPDGRDSAFQLGRDDPAKAAAPGTETSGTGERPTAGTYALDRYREQDVCRLELKPAEGGASPVRVLDGCRDSGLTTFDPASWQGAPGRLTLVARRGHVVGLVPAGENHWRREPEVGTTFVLRRIEAAPTNGSP, encoded by the coding sequence ATGATCCGCCAGATGGCGTCCCGCTCGCGCTTTCTCGTCGGCCTGACGGCGTTCGCGCTGATGGCCGGCCCGGCCACTGCCCAGGGAATGGCTCAAGGGGCGCCTCAAGGCGCTCCTCAGACGACGCCCGCTTCGCCGGCCGTCCCGGAAGCGCCTCCCGCTCCGGCGGTGCCGGAGGTCCCCGCCACGCCCGGCATGTCCGAGACACCCGCCGCGGCAAGCCCGCCGGCCGCTTTCGTCGAAACCCTGCCGCAGACCATCGAAGGCGTTCCGGGCACCTGGGACCTGTCGCGGGACGGCAGCACCCGGCGCTGCGTCATGACCCTCGCGGTCCAGAGTTTCGATAGCGGGCGGCGTCTGTCGTTTCCCGCCGGATGCCGCCGCGCCCTGCCGATCCTCAACGAGGTCGCGGCCTGGCTGTTCGTGGATGGCGCGGTCCGTCTGGTGGACAAGAACGTCCGGCCGATCCTGATGTTCAAGATTCGCGACGACAAGCGCAGCCTGATGGCGCGGGCCGAGAACGGTGAGGTCTACAGCCTCGTCCCGCTGCAGATCGTGGCGATGGCGCCCCCGCCCCCGCCGGGGCCGGACGGGCGCGATTCCGCGTTCCAGCTCGGACGCGACGACCCGGCGAAGGCGGCCGCGCCCGGCACGGAGACGTCCGGCACCGGCGAGCGCCCGACGGCCGGCACCTACGCCCTCGACCGTTACCGCGAGCAGGATGTCTGCCGCCTCGAACTGAAGCCGGCGGAGGGCGGCGCTTCCCCCGTGCGCGTCCTCGACGGCTGTCGCGACAGCGGGTTGACGACGTTCGATCCGGCTTCCTGGCAGGGCGCGCCGGGCCGGCTCACCCTCGTCGCCCGGCGCGGGCACGTGGTCGGCCTGGTGCCGGCGGGAGAGAACCATTGGCGGCGCGAGCCGGAAGTCGGCACCACCTTCGTCCTGCGTCGGATCGAGGCCGCGCCGACGAACGGTTCCCCCTGA
- a CDS encoding fused MFS/spermidine synthase — MAMVADGAGHSSFSRSSRVAAFLALFVATIFLSALLLFGVQPMFTKMVLPVLGGSPSVWSVAMVFFQALLLAGYAYAHALARYLPLRIAAPLHLAVMGCALAALPIELAAGWGKPPADGEAFWLLGLFLVSVGLPFFALSANGPLLQAWFSRSTHPHARDPYFLYGASNIGSFAALIAYPLAIEPLLPLRDQSRLWMLGFAALAGLIALCAAAAARNAAPRSRIVAGGTVASLSARDVWRQRIGWIALSLVPSGLLVSVTAHISTDVAAAPLLWVAPLALFLLTFVLAFRERMVPSQTVLAGLQVVGSSLALLPMAGALPLGLGLTLHLGLFFVNAMICHGALYRHRPDAERLTEFYLCLSVGGVLGGIFCGLLAPQIFSTVLEYPILLVAALFCRPDFSLTSPAFWRENTRSLATLAGLIGLALLINLTILPRSWLIVSALCLMGAMIAFWRKPQNVALLAMGLALFTATVSGALTSGASVRSFFGVHKLALSADGHFRTLSHGTTLHGAMRIANDDGTPFTGRPEPVTYYTRDGGMGRAIEAVRSRRGGHLDTVAVVGLGAGSLACHAGHAEDWTFLEIDPEVVRIARDPSLFRFLAACAPDARIVLGDARLTLTDEPGGKSLIVVDAFSSDSIPSHLMTREALALYTSKLAPGGALVVHISNRHLELRHILARAAAEQGLVTFVRDGRRFDRIDEQRFHQASIVVAMARDETDLGTLARSGEWTRIEPDMSRRPWSDDFSNIVEAMVDKVRQ, encoded by the coding sequence ATGGCGATGGTAGCGGACGGGGCCGGGCATTCCAGTTTCAGCCGGTCGTCCCGGGTCGCGGCCTTCCTCGCGCTGTTCGTCGCCACGATCTTCCTCTCCGCCCTGCTGCTCTTCGGCGTCCAGCCGATGTTCACCAAGATGGTGCTGCCGGTCCTGGGCGGTTCGCCCTCGGTCTGGTCGGTGGCGATGGTGTTCTTCCAGGCCCTGCTGCTGGCCGGTTACGCCTATGCCCATGCGCTCGCCCGCTACCTGCCGCTGCGCATCGCCGCCCCGCTCCATCTCGCCGTCATGGGCTGCGCCCTGGCGGCGTTGCCGATCGAACTGGCCGCGGGCTGGGGCAAGCCGCCCGCCGATGGCGAGGCGTTCTGGCTGCTCGGGCTCTTTCTCGTCTCGGTCGGCCTGCCGTTCTTCGCATTGTCGGCCAACGGGCCGCTCCTTCAGGCCTGGTTCTCGCGCTCGACCCACCCCCATGCGCGCGACCCGTATTTCCTCTACGGGGCGTCGAATATCGGCTCCTTCGCGGCCCTGATCGCATATCCGCTCGCCATCGAGCCGCTCCTTCCCCTGCGCGACCAGAGCCGGCTCTGGATGCTGGGCTTCGCAGCGCTCGCGGGGCTGATCGCGCTCTGCGCCGCCGCGGCCGCGCGCAATGCCGCTCCCCGGTCCCGGATCGTGGCCGGCGGCACGGTGGCATCGCTCTCCGCGCGCGACGTCTGGCGCCAGCGGATCGGGTGGATCGCGCTCTCCCTCGTGCCCTCGGGCCTGCTCGTCTCGGTGACGGCACACATCTCCACCGACGTCGCGGCCGCGCCCCTGCTCTGGGTGGCGCCGCTCGCCCTGTTCCTCCTGACCTTCGTCCTCGCCTTCCGCGAGCGGATGGTCCCGTCCCAGACCGTCCTCGCCGGGCTCCAGGTCGTCGGCTCGTCGCTGGCACTCCTCCCGATGGCGGGCGCGCTTCCGCTCGGTCTCGGATTGACGCTCCATCTCGGATTGTTCTTCGTCAACGCCATGATCTGCCATGGCGCGCTCTACCGGCATCGCCCGGACGCGGAGCGGCTGACGGAATTCTATCTCTGCCTGTCCGTCGGGGGCGTGCTCGGCGGCATCTTCTGCGGGCTCCTCGCGCCGCAGATCTTCTCCACCGTCCTCGAATACCCGATCCTTCTCGTGGCGGCCCTGTTCTGCCGGCCGGATTTCTCCCTCACGTCCCCCGCTTTCTGGCGCGAGAACACGCGCTCGCTCGCCACTTTGGCGGGGCTGATCGGCCTCGCTCTGCTCATCAATCTGACGATCCTGCCGCGCTCTTGGCTCATCGTCAGCGCCCTCTGCCTGATGGGGGCGATGATCGCGTTCTGGCGCAAGCCGCAGAACGTGGCGCTGCTGGCGATGGGCCTCGCCCTCTTCACCGCCACCGTGAGCGGGGCTCTGACCTCCGGTGCGTCGGTCCGCTCGTTCTTCGGAGTCCACAAGCTCGCGCTCTCGGCGGACGGCCACTTCCGCACCCTCAGCCACGGCACCACGCTGCATGGCGCGATGCGGATCGCCAACGATGACGGCACCCCGTTCACGGGACGGCCCGAACCGGTGACCTACTACACCAGGGATGGAGGCATGGGCCGCGCGATCGAGGCGGTCCGGTCGCGCAGGGGCGGCCATCTCGATACGGTGGCGGTGGTCGGGCTCGGCGCGGGCAGCCTCGCCTGCCATGCCGGACACGCCGAGGACTGGACCTTCCTCGAGATCGACCCGGAAGTCGTGCGCATCGCCCGCGACCCGTCGCTGTTCCGATTCCTGGCGGCCTGCGCCCCCGATGCGCGGATCGTGCTCGGCGACGCGCGCCTGACCCTGACCGACGAGCCCGGCGGGAAAAGCCTGATCGTGGTCGACGCCTTCTCGTCCGACTCGATCCCGAGCCACCTGATGACGCGCGAGGCGCTGGCGCTCTACACCTCGAAGCTCGCGCCCGGCGGGGCCCTCGTCGTCCATATCTCGAACCGGCACCTCGAACTGCGCCACATCCTCGCCCGCGCCGCCGCCGAGCAGGGGCTCGTCACCTTCGTCCGCGACGGACGGCGTTTCGACAGGATCGACGAACAGCGCTTCCATCAGGCGTCCATCGTCGTCGCCATGGCCCGTGACGAGACGGATCTCGGGACTCTCGCCCGATCGGGCGAGTGGACGCGGATCGAGCCGGACATGAGCCGTCGCCCGTGGAGCGACGATTTCAGCAACATCGTCGAGGCGATGGTCGACAAGGTCAGGCAGTAG
- a CDS encoding metallophosphoesterase family protein, with product MSHLTYAIGDIHGCADALARLLAEIERHREGRSRRLVFLGDYVDRGPDSDGVLTMLRDLDRSENGNASFLMGNHERMMLDAYEKPLGASVWLENGGQTTLASFGIEDPEELPRDALNWMSGLATVHEDERRYYVHAGFRPGRSGIDPDVEARLWIRKPFLTEDFDFGKHVVHGHTPQKSGRPDIRPFRTNLDTACVFGRFLTAGVFTDEIGPAVDFLQVGMVPGR from the coding sequence ATGAGTCACCTCACCTACGCGATCGGCGACATTCACGGATGTGCCGACGCCCTCGCGCGTCTCCTCGCCGAGATCGAGCGTCATCGCGAGGGTCGGTCGCGCCGTCTCGTCTTCCTCGGCGATTATGTCGACCGCGGACCGGATAGCGACGGCGTCCTGACGATGTTGCGGGATCTCGATCGGTCCGAGAACGGCAACGCGAGTTTTCTCATGGGAAATCACGAGCGGATGATGCTCGATGCCTACGAGAAACCGCTCGGTGCGTCCGTCTGGCTCGAGAACGGCGGCCAGACCACGCTCGCCTCGTTCGGAATCGAGGATCCTGAGGAATTGCCGCGCGATGCGCTCAACTGGATGTCAGGCCTCGCCACCGTCCACGAGGACGAGCGGCGCTACTACGTCCATGCCGGGTTTCGACCCGGGCGAAGCGGCATCGACCCGGACGTGGAGGCAAGGCTCTGGATCCGAAAGCCTTTCCTCACCGAGGATTTCGACTTCGGCAAGCACGTGGTTCACGGACACACGCCGCAGAAGAGCGGCCGTCCGGACATCCGCCCCTTCCGGACGAATCTCGACACGGCCTGCGTCTTCGGGCGTTTCCTCACAGCGGGCGTGTTCACCGATGAGATCGGTCCGGCTGTCGATTTCCTGCAAGTCGGGATGGTGCCGGGCCGTTGA